A genomic stretch from Aminobacter aminovorans includes:
- a CDS encoding antibiotic biosynthesis monooxygenase family protein translates to MIAVIFEVEPAEGRRDAYLGIAADLRPLLQSIDGFLSIERFQSLGDPKRLLSLSFWRDEEAVKAWRNTEEHRQAQIAGRSGVFSTYRLRIAHVVRDYGLAERAEAPGDSREVHG, encoded by the coding sequence ATGATCGCCGTCATCTTCGAGGTCGAGCCGGCGGAGGGCCGGCGCGACGCCTATCTCGGCATTGCCGCCGACCTGCGTCCGCTGCTCCAGAGCATCGACGGCTTCCTTTCGATCGAGCGGTTCCAGAGCCTGGGCGATCCGAAGCGGCTTTTGTCGCTGTCGTTCTGGCGCGACGAGGAAGCGGTGAAGGCGTGGCGCAACACCGAGGAGCACAGGCAGGCACAGATAGCCGGGCGCAGCGGGGTGTTTTCCACATATCGGCTGCGCATCGCCCATGTCGTGCGGGACTATGGACTGGCCGAGCGGGCGGAGGCGCCGGGGGATAGTCGGGAGGTGCATGGGTGA
- a CDS encoding ArsR/SmtB family transcription factor: MKEGPDIARIASLVGDPARANMLTALMNGGALTASELALEAGVSLPTASSHLAKLMDGKLLTVANQGRHRYYALSGADVASMIEAISGVAAHSGPKRARPGPRDKSMREARVCYDHLAGDHAVAMFDRLIAQEIILRDDEEIRLGPAGQGFFAAIGIDTSTLGASRRPMCRACLDWSVRRSHLAGSLGTAILDKILAEKWARRPTGSRVVEFTPPGRQAFEKLFLA; this comes from the coding sequence ATGAAGGAAGGTCCTGATATCGCCCGCATCGCCAGCCTTGTCGGCGACCCGGCGCGCGCCAACATGCTGACCGCGCTGATGAATGGCGGCGCGCTGACAGCCAGCGAGCTGGCGCTCGAAGCCGGCGTTTCGCTGCCGACGGCCAGTTCGCATCTCGCCAAGCTGATGGACGGCAAGCTGCTGACGGTGGCGAACCAGGGCAGGCATCGCTACTACGCGTTGTCAGGCGCCGACGTCGCCAGCATGATCGAGGCGATCAGCGGCGTCGCCGCCCATTCCGGGCCCAAGCGTGCGCGTCCGGGCCCGCGTGACAAGTCGATGCGCGAAGCCCGCGTCTGCTACGACCATCTCGCCGGCGACCATGCGGTGGCGATGTTCGACCGCCTCATTGCCCAAGAGATCATCCTCCGCGACGACGAGGAGATCCGGCTCGGGCCGGCGGGCCAGGGCTTCTTCGCCGCCATCGGCATCGATACGTCGACGCTCGGTGCCTCGCGCCGGCCGATGTGCCGCGCCTGTCTCGACTGGAGCGTCAGGCGTTCGCATCTGGCGGGATCGCTGGGCACCGCCATCCTCGACAAGATCCTCGCCGAGAAATGGGCGCGCCGCCCCACAGGCAGCCGCGTCGTCGAATTCACCCCGCCGGGGCGCCAGGCTTTCGAGAAGCTGTTCCTCGCCTGA
- a CDS encoding DUF2066 domain-containing protein, with protein sequence MLRGGLRNAQTALLLLIVGLGQARADDLYTVGTITSGTAPERRDIGFANCLRDVVVRVTGDSRLLNEQRLAEQAAHAGELIASYAFRDRMSGTPIHDEQGSYDRPHDLTCVFDRAKLDAFLKLFDHKPWLTRPKLVAVIGIRDMKGRASMLASDSLGLRDDDMRSALISAADKLALPLLLPSQRQLVLAGLSAPVLAKAGPARIGTLARMAGGERALVGTIVWNNKPAGWVAEWRIADAPPAMRWGISGVGFDDAFRNGVSGSAQVLSGHEMP encoded by the coding sequence ATGCTTCGCGGCGGACTGCGCAACGCGCAAACAGCGCTCCTGCTGCTCATCGTTGGCCTCGGCCAAGCGAGGGCGGACGACCTCTATACCGTTGGTACGATCACCAGCGGCACCGCGCCCGAGCGCCGCGACATCGGTTTTGCCAATTGCCTGCGCGATGTTGTGGTCCGGGTCACCGGCGACAGCAGGCTGCTGAATGAGCAGCGCCTTGCCGAACAGGCCGCGCATGCCGGCGAGCTGATCGCCAGCTACGCCTTCCGCGATCGCATGAGTGGTACGCCGATCCATGACGAGCAGGGCAGCTACGACCGTCCGCACGACCTGACCTGCGTCTTCGACCGCGCAAAACTTGACGCCTTCCTGAAGTTGTTCGACCACAAACCTTGGCTCACGCGTCCAAAACTTGTCGCTGTCATCGGCATCCGCGACATGAAGGGTCGTGCCAGCATGCTTGCCAGCGACAGCCTTGGCCTGCGCGACGACGATATGCGTTCAGCGCTGATCAGCGCTGCCGACAAGCTGGCATTGCCGCTTCTGCTGCCGTCGCAACGGCAGTTGGTGTTGGCGGGCCTCAGCGCTCCGGTATTGGCAAAGGCCGGCCCGGCGCGCATCGGCACTCTGGCTCGAATGGCCGGCGGCGAGAGGGCGCTTGTCGGTACCATCGTCTGGAACAACAAGCCTGCCGGCTGGGTCGCCGAATGGCGCATCGCCGACGCGCCGCCCGCCATGCGCTGGGGCATTTCAGGCGTCGGCTTCGACGACGCCTTCCGCAATGGAGTTTCTGGTTCTGCGCAGGTTCTGTCGGGGCATGAGATGCCGTAG
- a CDS encoding YciI family protein: MQYMLLLHHDDTPLAAASREDQEKMSAPYMAYNEALIKAGAMVSGERLRGASSATTVRVRDGKTEVLDGPFATTKEQLGGFYIIEAPDLDAALGWAARCPSANYGIVEVRPIWPTR, translated from the coding sequence ATGCAGTACATGCTTCTGCTTCATCACGACGACACACCGCTTGCGGCGGCAAGTCGGGAAGACCAGGAGAAGATGAGCGCGCCCTATATGGCCTACAATGAAGCGCTGATCAAAGCTGGAGCCATGGTTTCGGGCGAGCGCCTGCGCGGCGCGTCGTCGGCCACCACGGTTCGAGTTCGCGACGGCAAGACCGAAGTGCTCGATGGCCCGTTCGCCACGACCAAGGAGCAACTCGGCGGCTTCTACATCATCGAGGCGCCGGATCTCGATGCCGCGCTCGGCTGGGCGGCGCGCTGCCCCAGCGCCAATTACGGCATCGTCGAAGTGCGCCCGATCTGGCCGACCCGCTAG
- the mbfA gene encoding iron exporter MbfA, with protein sequence MLSRVFGFGRRAFDSLSEQEILALAISSEEDDGRIYRAYADGLRDEFPQSAKVFEDMAEEEDGHRDQLIEQHRKRFGERIPLIRREHVRGYYERKPDWLVRPLGIAKVREQAEEMERQAYRFYVEASKRTGDATTRKLLDDLALAEQSHESLAQKLEQKHVPEHVSEKETLVERRQFILTYVQPGLAGLMDGSVSTLAPIFAAAFATHDTWQTFLVGLAASIGAGISMGFTEVASDDGKLSGRGSPIKRGITTGLMTTLGGLGHALPYLIPHFWTATMVAAVVVFFELWIIAYIQNRYMETPFLRAAFQVVLGGALVFAAGVLIGNA encoded by the coding sequence ATGTTGTCCCGTGTTTTCGGCTTCGGCCGCCGCGCATTCGATTCCTTGTCCGAGCAGGAGATCCTGGCTCTAGCCATTTCATCGGAGGAGGATGACGGCCGTATCTATCGCGCTTATGCCGACGGTTTGCGCGACGAGTTTCCGCAATCGGCCAAGGTCTTCGAGGACATGGCCGAGGAGGAGGATGGCCATCGTGACCAGCTCATCGAGCAGCACCGCAAGCGCTTTGGCGAACGCATCCCGCTGATCCGGCGCGAGCATGTGCGCGGCTATTACGAGCGCAAGCCTGACTGGCTGGTGCGGCCGCTCGGCATCGCCAAGGTGCGCGAGCAGGCCGAGGAGATGGAGCGGCAGGCCTATCGTTTCTATGTCGAGGCGTCCAAGCGCACCGGTGATGCGACCACCCGCAAGCTGCTCGACGATCTCGCGCTCGCCGAACAGAGCCATGAATCGCTTGCCCAGAAGCTTGAGCAGAAGCACGTGCCCGAGCATGTCAGCGAAAAGGAGACGCTTGTCGAGCGCCGCCAGTTCATCCTGACCTATGTTCAGCCGGGCCTTGCCGGGCTGATGGACGGCTCGGTGTCGACGCTGGCGCCGATCTTTGCCGCCGCCTTCGCAACCCACGACACCTGGCAGACCTTTCTCGTCGGCCTCGCCGCCTCGATCGGCGCCGGCATCTCGATGGGCTTCACCGAGGTCGCCTCCGACGACGGCAAGCTGTCGGGCCGCGGCTCGCCGATCAAGCGCGGCATCACCACCGGCCTGATGACCACGCTCGGCGGCCTCGGCCATGCGCTGCCCTACCTGATCCCGCATTTCTGGACGGCGACGATGGTTGCGGCGGTCGTTGTGTTCTTCGAGCTCTGGATCATCGCCTACATCCAGAACCGCTACATGGAGACCCCCTTCCTCCGCGCCGCCTTCCAGGTGGTCCTCGGCGGCGCGCTGGTCTTTGCTGCAGGCGTGCTGATCGGCAACGCGTAA
- a CDS encoding NIPSNAP family protein encodes MTITCFIRYQIDPFGKAAFEAYARNWGQAIPRCGADLVGYFAPHEGSATTAYGVYNIESLAAYEAYRARLAADPMGRENYEFARREKFILKEDRIFLKQASGPHAALHDPEKLQALRTGIMQQESVQP; translated from the coding sequence ATGACCATCACCTGCTTCATCCGCTACCAGATCGACCCGTTCGGCAAGGCGGCTTTCGAGGCGTATGCCCGCAACTGGGGCCAGGCGATCCCGCGCTGCGGTGCCGACCTCGTCGGCTACTTCGCCCCGCATGAGGGCTCGGCGACGACCGCCTATGGCGTCTACAACATCGAAAGCCTGGCCGCATACGAAGCCTATCGGGCGCGGCTCGCCGCCGACCCGATGGGCCGCGAGAACTACGAGTTCGCCCGGCGGGAGAAGTTCATCCTCAAAGAGGACCGCATCTTCCTGAAGCAGGCATCGGGGCCGCATGCGGCCCTGCATGATCCCGAAAAGTTGCAGGCGTTGCGGACAGGAATCATGCAACAGGAAAGCGTGCAGCCATGA
- a CDS encoding RNA polymerase sigma factor — MAPAAEQARAAAEAAARQSYGRLVAYLSARTRDVAGAEDALADAFAAALSRWPETGVPNHPEAWLLTVARRRSVDQQRRRMTGEAGQAHLRLIGEELEQEMAREKFPDDRLGLMFACAHPAIEAGVRAPLILQAVLGFDAATIASAFLVSPSTMGQRLVRAKSCIRQAGVPFRIPEKAELAERLRAVLEAIYAAFSEGWTDASGAESRRRNLASEAIWLGRLVVDLLPDEPEALCLLSLMLHAEARRPARRGPLSEFVPLSEQDTLLWDGALIGEADALLQRAGALHGIGRYQVEAAIQSAHAARRFDGRTDWMAIATLYTGLMTLSASPVIAVNHAVAVAYAGALEQGLALLDAIDDPRLNEYQPYWAARAELLSLAGNAGEADKAYQLAIGLESDQAVRDFLKRKRAALGGG; from the coding sequence ATGGCGCCAGCTGCCGAACAGGCGCGGGCGGCGGCGGAAGCCGCGGCCCGCCAGAGCTACGGCAGGCTCGTTGCCTATCTTTCGGCGCGCACCCGCGATGTCGCCGGTGCCGAGGACGCACTCGCCGACGCTTTTGCCGCGGCCTTGTCGAGATGGCCCGAGACGGGCGTGCCGAACCATCCCGAGGCCTGGCTGCTGACGGTGGCGCGGCGGCGTTCCGTCGACCAGCAGCGGCGACGCATGACCGGGGAGGCCGGCCAGGCGCATCTGCGTCTGATCGGCGAAGAACTGGAGCAGGAGATGGCGCGCGAGAAGTTTCCCGACGACCGGCTCGGCCTGATGTTCGCCTGCGCCCACCCGGCGATCGAGGCAGGCGTGCGCGCGCCGCTGATCCTGCAGGCAGTCCTCGGCTTTGATGCCGCCACCATCGCTTCGGCCTTCCTGGTCTCGCCTTCGACAATGGGCCAGCGCCTGGTGCGGGCCAAGTCGTGCATCAGGCAAGCCGGCGTCCCGTTTCGCATTCCTGAAAAGGCCGAACTCGCCGAAAGGCTGCGGGCCGTTCTGGAAGCGATCTACGCCGCCTTCTCCGAAGGCTGGACGGATGCCAGTGGTGCCGAATCCCGCCGCCGCAACCTCGCATCCGAAGCTATCTGGCTCGGCCGGTTGGTGGTCGACCTGCTGCCAGACGAACCGGAGGCACTGTGCCTGCTGTCCCTGATGCTGCATGCCGAGGCACGGCGGCCAGCCCGCCGCGGTCCGCTGAGTGAATTCGTGCCGCTCAGCGAACAGGACACTTTGTTGTGGGATGGCGCCCTGATTGGCGAGGCCGACGCATTACTTCAGCGCGCCGGCGCCTTGCACGGCATCGGCCGCTACCAGGTTGAGGCGGCGATCCAGTCGGCTCATGCTGCGCGGCGCTTTGACGGCCGCACCGACTGGATGGCGATCGCAACCCTTTATACCGGCCTGATGACGCTTTCGGCCTCGCCGGTCATTGCCGTCAACCATGCGGTGGCGGTGGCTTATGCGGGCGCGCTCGAACAAGGCCTGGCCCTGCTTGACGCCATCGACGACCCAAGGCTCAACGAATACCAGCCCTATTGGGCAGCGCGCGCCGAACTGTTGTCACTGGCGGGAAACGCGGGTGAGGCCGACAAGGCCTACCAACTCGCCATCGGCCTCGAATCCGACCAGGCCGTACGCGACTTCCTCAAGCGCAAGCGGGCGGCGCTGGGCGGCGGGTAA
- a CDS encoding LysE family translocator, which produces MTLTGFLAYSGALAIAAAIPGPGVTALVARALGSGFRSSLAMSLGLVVGDLTYLTAVVLGLAFVAQSFGMVFLAIKWLGVAYLAWLAWNFWTSGITPETVETKKGKGGLFSSFLAGLTVTLGNPKTMIFYLAITPTVVDLHALTLGDYGILVAITIAVLLVVLVPYLLLASQARWLLKTPRALKLLNRTAAGFMVGAAAAIAARQ; this is translated from the coding sequence ATGACCCTTACAGGTTTTCTTGCCTATAGCGGTGCGCTGGCCATCGCTGCCGCCATTCCCGGTCCGGGCGTGACGGCGCTGGTGGCGCGTGCGCTCGGCTCGGGCTTCCGCTCCTCGCTGGCCATGTCGCTCGGCCTGGTGGTCGGCGACCTGACCTATCTCACCGCCGTCGTGCTTGGCCTTGCCTTTGTCGCCCAGTCCTTCGGCATGGTGTTCCTGGCAATCAAGTGGCTCGGCGTCGCCTACCTTGCCTGGCTCGCCTGGAATTTCTGGACCAGCGGCATCACGCCTGAGACCGTCGAGACGAAGAAGGGCAAGGGCGGGCTGTTCTCGAGCTTCCTCGCCGGGCTGACGGTGACGTTGGGCAACCCCAAGACGATGATCTTCTACCTGGCGATCACGCCGACGGTGGTCGACCTGCACGCACTGACACTTGGCGACTACGGCATTCTCGTCGCCATCACCATTGCCGTGCTGCTGGTCGTGCTGGTGCCCTACTTGCTGCTGGCCTCGCAGGCGCGCTGGTTGCTCAAGACGCCGCGCGCGCTCAAGCTGCTCAACCGCACCGCCGCCGGTTTCATGGTTGGCGCGGCCGCTGCTATCGCCGCCCGCCAATAA
- the cysK gene encoding cysteine synthase A has protein sequence MNKPVTSTRLPGRGRIYGSITETIGDTPLVRLDKFAKEKGVAANLIAKLEFFNPIASVKDRIGVAMVEALEADGRIEPGKSTLIEPTSGNTGIALAFAAAAKGYKLILTMPETMSIERRKMLALLGAELVLTEGAKGMKGAIAKAEELVQTIPNAIIPQQFENPANPEIHRQTTAEEIWNDTQGGIDIFVAGIGTGGTITGVGQVIKARKPSLHVVAVEPEGSPVLSGGQPGPHKIQGIGAGFAPKVLDTSVYDEIIKVSNEDAVANARLVARLEGVPVGISSGAALQAAVIVGSRPENAGKNIVVVIPSFAERYLSTVLFEGLGG, from the coding sequence ATGAACAAGCCCGTTACCTCCACGCGCCTACCAGGTCGCGGACGCATCTATGGCTCCATCACCGAAACGATCGGCGACACGCCGCTGGTGCGGCTCGACAAGTTCGCCAAGGAGAAGGGCGTGGCGGCGAACCTGATCGCCAAGCTGGAGTTCTTCAATCCGATCGCATCGGTCAAGGACCGTATCGGCGTCGCCATGGTCGAGGCACTGGAGGCCGACGGCCGCATCGAGCCGGGCAAGAGCACGCTGATCGAGCCGACCTCCGGCAACACCGGCATCGCGCTCGCCTTCGCCGCGGCCGCCAAGGGCTACAAGCTGATCCTGACCATGCCCGAAACGATGTCGATCGAACGCCGCAAGATGCTGGCGCTGCTCGGCGCCGAACTGGTGCTGACCGAAGGCGCCAAGGGCATGAAGGGCGCAATCGCCAAGGCCGAAGAGCTGGTGCAGACCATTCCGAACGCCATCATTCCGCAGCAGTTCGAGAACCCGGCCAACCCCGAGATCCATCGCCAGACGACGGCCGAGGAGATCTGGAACGACACGCAAGGCGGAATCGACATCTTTGTTGCCGGCATCGGCACCGGCGGCACGATCACCGGTGTCGGCCAGGTGATCAAGGCCCGCAAGCCGTCGCTGCATGTCGTGGCAGTCGAGCCCGAGGGTTCGCCGGTGCTGTCGGGCGGCCAGCCCGGCCCGCACAAGATTCAGGGCATCGGCGCCGGCTTCGCGCCCAAGGTGCTCGACACGAGCGTCTATGACGAGATCATCAAGGTTTCCAACGAGGATGCGGTGGCAAACGCCCGTCTCGTCGCGCGTCTCGAAGGCGTGCCGGTCGGCATCTCCTCAGGTGCAGCGCTGCAGGCAGCCGTCATCGTTGGCTCGCGGCCGGAGAATGCCGGCAAGAACATCGTTGTGGTGATCCCGTCCTTTGCCGAGCGATATCTCTCGACGGTGCTGTTCGAGGGACTGGGCGGGTAA
- a CDS encoding ABC transporter permease, translating to MTANGFFSFARLGALLTKEFIQMRRDRITFAMMLGVPLMQLVLFGFAINSDPKGLPAALVATSNDQYTRAMVSALQNTNYYRFDHIAETAAEAEQLMASGEVAFVVTIPADFGRRVAAGDAPQILIEADATDPSASSGAVSTLGTVANQALLRAKGMEAASAETAKGQLEVVVHRRYNPEGISQYNIVPGLLGVILQMTMVMMTSMALTRETERGTMENLLAMPASPAEIMLGKVLPYLVVGAVQVTVVLVASKLLFAIPFIGSLSLLLSAILVFVLALVLLGYTISTIARTQMQAMQLTFFFFLPSILLSGFMFPYRGMPGWAQALGEILPLTHFLRIIRAVMLKGAEFPAIAAEVGILGLFVAGFAGLALFRFRRTLD from the coding sequence ATGACCGCCAACGGCTTCTTTTCCTTTGCGCGGCTCGGTGCGCTGCTTACCAAGGAATTCATCCAGATGCGGCGTGACCGCATCACCTTTGCCATGATGCTCGGCGTGCCGCTGATGCAGCTGGTATTGTTCGGCTTCGCCATCAACAGCGACCCCAAGGGCCTGCCAGCGGCACTGGTCGCCACCAGCAACGACCAGTACACGCGGGCCATGGTCTCGGCCCTGCAGAACACCAACTACTACCGCTTCGACCACATCGCCGAAACGGCTGCCGAGGCCGAGCAGCTGATGGCCAGCGGCGAGGTTGCGTTCGTCGTCACCATCCCCGCCGATTTCGGCCGCCGGGTGGCGGCCGGCGACGCGCCGCAGATCCTGATCGAGGCCGACGCCACCGATCCCTCGGCCTCCAGTGGTGCCGTGTCGACGCTGGGCACGGTGGCCAACCAGGCGCTGCTCAGGGCAAAGGGCATGGAAGCGGCTTCCGCCGAGACCGCCAAGGGGCAGCTCGAGGTCGTCGTCCATCGCCGCTACAATCCCGAAGGCATCTCGCAATACAACATCGTGCCCGGCCTGCTCGGCGTCATCCTGCAGATGACGATGGTGATGATGACCTCGATGGCGCTGACCCGCGAAACCGAACGTGGCACGATGGAAAATCTGCTCGCCATGCCGGCAAGCCCGGCCGAGATCATGCTTGGCAAGGTTTTGCCCTATCTCGTCGTAGGAGCAGTTCAGGTGACGGTCGTTCTGGTCGCCTCGAAGCTGTTGTTTGCGATCCCCTTCATCGGCTCGCTGTCGCTGCTTTTGTCGGCGATCCTGGTCTTCGTGCTGGCGTTGGTGCTGCTCGGCTACACCATCTCGACGATTGCCCGAACCCAGATGCAGGCGATGCAGCTGACCTTCTTTTTCTTCCTGCCGTCGATCCTGCTGTCAGGCTTTATGTTCCCCTATCGCGGCATGCCCGGCTGGGCCCAGGCGCTGGGCGAAATCCTGCCGCTGACGCATTTCCTGCGCATCATCCGCGCCGTCATGCTCAAGGGTGCCGAATTCCCGGCGATCGCTGCGGAAGTTGGCATTCTCGGCCTGTTCGTCGCTGGCTTTGCCGGCCTCGCGCTGTTCCGCTTCCGCCGTACGCTGGACTGA
- a CDS encoding DUF1127 domain-containing protein yields the protein MTTKSEFATAPRRLPLGVFGRVLACLSRGYDRHLQRLDLSELTDEQLDDIGVCRREAEREIAKPFWR from the coding sequence ATGACGACGAAAAGCGAATTTGCCACCGCCCCGAGACGCCTGCCGCTGGGTGTGTTCGGCCGGGTGCTGGCATGCCTATCCCGCGGCTACGACAGGCATCTGCAACGGCTCGACCTTTCCGAACTGACCGACGAACAGCTCGATGACATCGGCGTCTGTCGCCGCGAGGCCGAGCGTGAAATTGCAAAACCCTTCTGGCGCTAG
- a CDS encoding Hsp70 family protein — protein MRPAFGGIDFGTSNSTVGVIENGRPRLVALEGENVTLPSAIFFNFEDNQTALGRRAIGEYTDGAEGRLMRALKSVLGSSLVHEKTRIKARYIAFTDIVGMFVGHLKDRLENHVGEPVENVVLGRPVQFVDDNPEADAAAQSELEKAARAQGFKHIDFQFEPIAAALDYERTVTREELALIVDMGGGTSDFSIVRVSPERAASGDRKADILANRGVHIGGTDFDRLLSIAHIMPELGYLTPTKDGKRNLPAGYFIDLATWQRINLLYTPKAMLDLRQIRFEAQRPDLIDRMIEVVDQRFGHALATKVEKAKIELTDAAEATIDVKLPGAKFTAPLTRRGLEDTIRSAVERVTATVADTLAEAQVGAKDITAVFLTGGSTAIPLARESILALVPGAQIVQGDAFGSVGLGLALDAQRKFA, from the coding sequence ATGCGACCGGCTTTCGGCGGCATAGACTTCGGCACTTCCAATTCAACCGTCGGCGTTATCGAGAACGGCCGTCCGCGCCTCGTTGCGCTCGAGGGTGAAAACGTCACGCTGCCGTCGGCCATCTTTTTCAATTTCGAGGACAACCAGACGGCCCTTGGCCGCCGCGCCATCGGCGAATACACCGACGGCGCCGAAGGCCGGCTGATGCGCGCCCTGAAGAGCGTGCTCGGCTCCTCGCTGGTGCATGAAAAGACCCGCATCAAGGCGCGTTACATCGCCTTCACCGACATCGTCGGCATGTTCGTCGGCCATCTCAAGGACCGCCTCGAAAACCACGTCGGCGAGCCGGTCGAAAACGTCGTGCTTGGCCGTCCGGTCCAGTTCGTGGACGACAACCCCGAGGCCGACGCGGCTGCCCAGAGCGAGCTTGAAAAGGCCGCCCGCGCACAGGGCTTCAAGCACATCGACTTCCAGTTCGAGCCGATCGCGGCCGCGCTCGACTATGAGCGCACGGTGACGCGCGAAGAACTGGCGCTGATCGTCGACATGGGCGGCGGCACCTCCGACTTCTCGATCGTCCGCGTCTCGCCCGAGCGTGCCGCCTCCGGCGATCGCAAGGCCGACATCCTCGCCAATCGCGGCGTCCATATCGGTGGTACCGATTTTGACCGCCTGCTCTCGATCGCCCACATCATGCCCGAGCTCGGCTATCTCACCCCGACCAAGGACGGCAAGCGCAACCTGCCGGCCGGATACTTCATCGACCTGGCGACCTGGCAGCGCATCAACCTGCTCTATACCCCCAAGGCAATGCTCGACCTGCGCCAGATCCGCTTCGAGGCGCAGCGGCCCGATCTCATCGACAGGATGATCGAGGTTGTCGACCAGCGTTTCGGCCACGCGCTGGCGACCAAGGTCGAAAAGGCCAAGATCGAGCTGACCGACGCTGCCGAAGCGACGATCGACGTCAAGCTGCCCGGGGCGAAATTCACCGCGCCGCTCACCAGGCGAGGCCTGGAAGATACGATCCGCAGTGCCGTCGAACGCGTCACCGCGACCGTCGCCGACACGCTTGCCGAAGCCCAGGTCGGCGCAAAGGACATCACTGCGGTGTTTCTGACCGGTGGCTCGACCGCCATCCCGCTGGCGCGCGAAAGCATCCTGGCGCTGGTGCCGGGTGCCCAGATCGTCCAGGGCGACGCCTTCGGCTCGGTCGGTCTCGGACTCGCCCTCGACGCCCAGCGCAAGTTTGCCTGA
- a CDS encoding glutathione S-transferase family protein: MYRLYTRAGSGGFVVEAAFALAGVPFERIEVVKGVEPAAEFRKISPLGQVPALVLPDGQAMTESAAMCQLIAERHPYARLAPSVDASGRADFLRWMAFLTSVTYPALLREYYAHRYTTDALGIEAVKAAAIAEAERSFGVVEAALQDRDWLAGTHMSIADVYLLMLAYWHPEPGKLALAWPNIARLCTVLKEDAVLTELNASHAMW, from the coding sequence ATGTACAGGCTTTACACACGCGCCGGCAGCGGCGGCTTTGTCGTCGAGGCGGCTTTCGCACTGGCGGGTGTGCCATTCGAGCGCATCGAGGTGGTCAAGGGCGTCGAGCCCGCAGCAGAGTTCCGCAAGATAAGCCCGCTTGGCCAGGTGCCGGCGCTGGTGCTGCCGGACGGACAGGCGATGACCGAGTCGGCTGCGATGTGTCAGTTGATCGCCGAACGCCATCCCTACGCCCGGCTGGCACCTTCGGTGGATGCGTCTGGGCGCGCCGACTTCCTGCGCTGGATGGCTTTCCTGACATCGGTGACCTATCCGGCGCTGCTGCGCGAATATTACGCCCATCGCTATACCACGGACGCTCTTGGCATCGAGGCGGTGAAGGCAGCCGCGATCGCCGAGGCGGAGCGCAGCTTCGGCGTTGTCGAGGCGGCACTGCAAGACCGGGACTGGCTCGCCGGCACGCATATGTCGATCGCCGACGTCTATCTGCTGATGCTGGCGTATTGGCACCCGGAGCCGGGCAAACTCGCTCTCGCCTGGCCCAACATCGCGCGCCTGTGCACGGTTCTCAAGGAGGATGCCGTGCTGACGGAGCTGAACGCCAGCCACGCCATGTGGTGA